One window of Candidatus Paracaedimonas acanthamoebae genomic DNA carries:
- a CDS encoding cell wall hydrolase — protein sequence MEIINNLEEIDILARTIYGEARGEYGRRDGGIAALIAVGNVVMNRLKAKTWYGKTITEICHKPFQFSCWNPQDPNRVLLMSSQIEQDRLFHLCHQVAESVATSQWPDLTHGSDHYYALTMSKPPAWSQQKKPKIQLGQHIFFKLASESSEERN from the coding sequence ATGGAAATAATAAATAATCTTGAAGAAATTGATATCTTGGCGCGGACTATTTATGGGGAAGCTCGAGGAGAATATGGACGTCGTGACGGCGGGATCGCAGCTCTTATTGCTGTTGGCAATGTCGTGATGAATCGGCTTAAAGCCAAAACGTGGTATGGGAAAACAATCACAGAAATTTGTCATAAACCTTTTCAGTTTTCTTGTTGGAACCCTCAAGATCCTAATCGAGTTCTCCTCATGTCTTCTCAGATTGAGCAAGATCGACTCTTTCACCTCTGTCATCAGGTGGCTGAATCCGTTGCGACCTCTCAATGGCCCGACTTAACCCACGGGAGTGATCATTATTATGCGCTCACGATGTCAAAGCCGCCCGCTTGGAGTCAGCAAAAGAAACCCAAGATTCAACTCGGGCAGCATATTTTTTTCAAATTAGCGTCAGAGTCCTCTGAGGAAAGGAATTAA